The nucleotide sequence CCGGAGGTTCTGGAATTCTACCGCATGGCCGGCGACGTCGATTACATGCTGCGCGTGGTCGTGGCCGACATGGCCGCCTACGACACCTTCTACAAGAACCTGATCGCGACCCTGCCTCTCAAGAACGTGACCTCGCGGTTTGCCATGGAGAAGGTCAAATCGACCACGGCCCTGCCCCTGCCGGCCCCGCCGCCGCGGGGGCGCGCGGAGCCGCGTCTCGCCGTGGTCGGGGAATGATCTTCTTTTTCGCGGCGCAACAACGAACAATCTCTTCTCTGTCGTGGGCGTTCTTTAAAACGGACATTTCTCCGTTGACAGCGGCGCCCCGGCGGACGACATGGCACCCACGATGTCCAGGCAAGCACTCCTTCCCCGCACGGCTCCCTTCGGAGACCAGGAACGGGCTCATCTCGACGCGGCGCTCGGCGCGGCGACGCCGATCCAGCGCGCGTGGCTGACGGGCTTCCTCGCAGGGCTCGACGCGGCCTCCGGCCAGCCCGCCGCGGCCGCCGCCGCCCCGGCCGCGCCTCCGAAGGCGGCCGAGCCGCTGACGATCCTGTTCGCTTCCGAATCGGGCAATTCCGAAAAGCTCGCGGGCGACGTGGGCAAGCTCGCGCGCAAGCAGGGCTTCAAGCCGAAGGTCGTGGACTTCGCCGACCTCGATCTCGCCACGCTGCCGAAGGCCGGCAGGGTCATCGCCATCGCCGCGACCTGGGGCGAGGGCGAGCCGCCGGCCCGCGCGGTGCGCGCCTACGGCGAGTTGATGGGCGAGGCGGCGCCGCGGCTGGAGGGCGTCGAATTCGGCGTGCTCGCGCTCGGCGACACGAGCTACGCGGAGTTCTGCGCCATCGGCAAGGCGCTCGACGCGCGCTTCGCGGCGCTCGGCGCCAAGCGCGCGGTCGAGCGGATCGACCTCGACCTCGACTTCGAGAAGCCCGCCGCCGACTGGATCAAGGGCGCGCTGAAGGCGCTGGCCCCCGCCGAGGCGAAGGCCGACAACGTCGTGGCGGTCGATTTCCGCGCCGGCACGGAGGACGAGGACGGCGAGGTCAGCCGCGAGCCGGCGGTGGTCGAGGTGATCGACCACGTGAACCTCAACTCTTCGCGATCGGACAAGGAGACGATCCACCTCGCCCTGGAATTCGAGGACGGGGCGCCGGCCTACGAGCCGGGCGACTCGCTGGAGATCTTCCCGGAGAACGACCCGCAGCTCGTGGACGAGATCTTGCGCGCGACGGGTCTCGGCGGCGACGAAGCCTTGCGCAAGGCGCTGCTCGCCGAGCGCGACATCACCACGCTCTCGGCCACCACGGTCGAGCGGTTCGCCAAGGCCACGGGCCATGCCGACGCGCAGAAGTTCGTGGAGAGCGGCGAGGTCAGGGCCTGGATCGAGGGCCGCCACCTGATCGACCTGATCGAGCGCTTCCCCGCCGAACTGACCGCCGAGCACCTCAACACGGTGACCCGGCCGCTGCCGCCGCGGGCCTACTCGATCGCCTCGTCGCGAAAAGAGGTCGGCGACGAGGCGCATCTCACCATTGCCGCCGTGCGCTACGAGACCCACGGCCGCGCCCGCTCCGGCGTCGCCTCGGTCCACGTCGCCGACCGGATCGCCAACGGCGCCAAGCTGCGGGTGCGGGTGAAGCCGAACAAGCATTTCCGCCTGCCCTCCGACCCATCGACCGACATCATCATGGTCGGCCCCGGCACCGGCGTCGCCCCGTTCCGCGCCTTCGTGCAGGAGCGCCGCGCCACCGAAGCCCCCGGCCGCTCCTGGCTGTTCTTCGGCGACCGCCACTTCACCCACGACTTCCTGTACCAGCTCGAATGGCAGGACGCCCTGGAGGACGGGTCGCTGGCGAAGATCGACGTGGCCTTCTCCCGCGACCAGCCGGAAAAGATCTACGTGCAGGATCGTATCGACGCACACGCTGCCGAGGTGGTGGCGTGGCTCGACGGCGGTGCCCACTTCTACGTCTGCGGCGATGCCAGGAACATGGCCAAGGACGTGCGCGCCGCCGTGGTGCGGGCCTTCGAGAGCACGAAGGGCCTGAGCCATGCGGATGCCGAGGCGCATGTCGCCTCGCTGGAGCGTGAGAAGCGCTACCAGCAGGACGTCTACTGAGGAAGGACGGCGCTCCTTCCCGAACCGGGCCTCGTCCTGAGGTGCTCGCGCCAGCGAGCCCCGAGGGAGGGCTCCAGGGATCGCCGCGAGATCTGGAGCCCTCCCTCGAGGCCTCCGCTTCGCTCCGGCTCCTCAGGATGAGGGGGTGGGCGGGGATGAGCGGCCGAACTCGGATACCATAGAGATCACCGCCATGGACGACCACAAGCCGATCGACACCCCTGACGGCCCCGCCGTGGACACGCCCGGCATCGGCGCGCGCCGCTACGAGCCGCCGCCGACCGGCCGTCCGATCACGGAAGCCGAGGCCGCGAAGGCCGCCGGGCTCGCCCACAACGAGCACCTGAAGATCGCCAGCGGCTACCTGCGCGGCGGTCTGGCCGACGGGCTCCTCAAGCACGCCACCGGCGCGATCTCCGAGGACGACGGCCAGCTCGTCAAGTTCCACGGCATGTACATGCAGGACGACCGGGACATCCGGGCGGAGCGCACCAAGAAGAAGCTCGAGAAGGCCTACAGCTTCATGATCCGCCTGCGCATCGCCGGCGGCGTCGTGACGCCGAAGCAGTGGCTGATCCTCGACGACATCGCCACGACCTATGCCGGCAGCGCCCTGCGGGCGACGACGCGGCAGACGTTCCAGTATCACGGCGTCATCAAGTCGAACCTCAAGCGCACCATGGCGGCGATCGACTCGGCGCTGCTCGACACCATCGCCGCCTGCGGCGACGTGAACCGCAACGTCATGGCCGCGACCAACCCGGCCCAGGCCGGCGCCCACAAGGTCGCGCTCCAGCTCGCCAAGGACATCTCCGACACCCTGCTGCCGAAGACCGGCGCATGGCGCGAGATCTGGCTCGACGGCGAGCGCGTGGCCGGCGGCGAGGACGGGACGGAAGTCGAGCCGATCTACGGCAAGACCTACCTGCCGCGGAAGTTCAAGACCGTGGTCGCGGTGCCGCCCTCGAACGAGGTCGACATCTTCGCCCACGACCTCGGCTTCATCGCCATCCTCGACAAGAAGAATCAGGTGACGGGCTGGAACGTCACCGTCGGCGGCGGCATGGGCATGACCCACGGCGAGGCCGACACGTTTCCCCGCACCGCCGACGTGCTGGGCTTCGTGAAGCCGGAGGACGCCCTGAAGGCGGCGGAAGCGGTGATGACGGTCCAGCGCGACTGGGGCAACCGCAAGAACCGCAAGAACGCCCGCCTCAAGTACACGATCGAGCGTTTCGGCCTCGACGCCTTCCGCGCGGAGGTCGAGACGCGCATCGGCAAGAAACTGGGCGAGCCCAAGCCCTTCACCTTCGCGGGCAACGGCGACCGCTACGGCTGGGTCGAGGGCGAGGACGGGCGCCACCACCTGACGCTCTACGTGCCGTCGGGCCGGATCAAGGACATCGACGGGGGACCGCAATTCCTGTCGGGCCTGCGCCGCATCGCCCAGGTGCACGAGGGCGATTTCCGCCTCACCGGCAACCAGAACGTCATCATCGCCAACGTGCCCGCCGGGAAGCGTGCCGCGATCGAGGCGCTCGTCGACGAATACGGCCTGACCAGGGGCGCCTCGGCGCTGCGCCGCAACGCCATGGCCTGCGTCGCCCTGCCGACCTGCGGCCTCGCGCTCGCCGAGAGCGAGCGCTACCTGCCCGATCTCCTGACCGAGTTGGAGGAGAGCCTCGCCCGCCACGGGTTGCAGGAGCAGGAGATCACGATCCGCTCGACCGGCTGCCCCAACGGCTGCGCCCGGCCGTTCATCGCCGAGATCGGCCTCGTCGGCCGCGGGCCCGAACGCTACCACCTCTATCTCGGCGCCGCCTTCGACGGCTCCCGCCTGAGCAAGCTCTATCGGGAAGACGTGACGGCCGGCGAGATCAAGGACACCCTGGAGCCGCTGTTCGCCGCCTACGCCCGGGACCGCAAGCCCGGCGAGCATTTCGGTGACTTCGTGATCCGCGCCGGTTTCGTGGCCGAGACGGGCAACGGGCCGGACTTCCACGAGAGGACGGGGCCGCTCCGGGCGGCCTGACGTTTCCGTCATCGCGAGGCTCGGTGCAAGCGATCCGGAGCGCGGCCCTTTCCGGAAAGGTCGCGCGACTGGATCGTTTCGCATCCGCTCGCGATGACGATGGCTGCTTCCGGCCGCCTGCTCAGACCGGCACCACCGCCACGTTGTCGATGAGCCGCGTGCTGCCGAGATACGCCGCCGCCAACACCCGCGCCTCGCGCCCGGCCCGGGCGACGGGCTGGAGCGTCCGCGCGTCGCGGACCTCCAGATACTGCACCGGGCCGAAGCCCGCCGCCTCCAGGGCCGCGATCCCTTCCGCCGCCAGCGGAGCCGCCTCGCCGCCGCGGGCGAGGCGCTCGGCGATGCCGGCGAGCACCGCGTGCAGGCGCGGCGCGATCGCGCGTTCGCGCGGGGCGAGGTAGCGGTTGCGCGAGGACAGGGCGAGGCCGTCCGCCTCGCGCAAGGTCGGCACGCCCTCGATGACGACGGGGATGTCGAGGTCGCGGATGACCGAGCGGATCACCTGCAACTGCTGAAAATCCTTCTCGCCGAACAGGGCGATGTCGGGTCGCACTTGGCTGACCAGCTTGGTCACGACCGTGGCGACGCCGGAGAAGTGGCCGGGCCGGACCGGGCCGCACAGCCCCTCCGCCGCCGGGCCCGGCTCGATCCGCGTGGCGAAACCCGGCGGGTACATGGTCTCGACGGACGGCAGCCACGCCGCATCGGCACCGGCCTGCACGAGCAGGGCGAGGTCGGCCTCGATGTCGCGCGGGTAGCGCGAGAAATCCTCGTTCGGGCCGAACTGGGTCGGGTTCACGAAGATGCTGACCACGGCCCGCCGGCCGATCGCCTTGGCATGCGCGACGAGGGCGAGGTGGCCCGCATGCAGCGCACCCATGGTCGGCACCAGCACGATCCGGTCGCCGCCCGCCCGCCACGCGTCGACCCGCGTGCGCAAGGGTTCGAGCGTCTCGAAGCGGAGAACGGTGTCGGACATGGGCGGCGGGCTCGGCAAAGGGGAAACGCGCCGCACTGGTTAAGCGCCCTGGTCGCCGGAAGCCAGCCGCATGTCAGGGGCAATAGCGCAGGGGACGGTCGAACGGGTCGTCGTAGCCGAGTCCGGGACGGAGGCCGTAATAGCTCGGCTTGCCCAGGCCGTATTCCGAACCGACATAGCTCGGGTCGTAGGGCCCGTTGGTCGGCACCGGCGCGACGCGCGGGGCGCAGCCGACGAGACGCCGCGGGAGCGGACGGGGGAGCCGGTCGCCCTCGGCATCGCCGTCGCCGCGGGGGAAGAAACGCGGCGCCGGGGGCGGCCGCACCGGGTCGGCGACCCCGTACTCCGTCAGGTCGGCGGCGGCGGCCGGCCCACCGGAGAGACAGGCGAGGACGCATCCGAGGGCGAGGAGGGCACCGTGCGCCCGCTGCCGTCCGCCCGTCATCGCCCCGCTCTCCCGCCCGCTTCGCGATGCTTCGCAGTCGCTGGTGAACGGAAGGTTACCCATCCGCTTTCACGCCCGCGGATAGACGATCACCGAGAGGTAGGTCATCGGCGTCTTGAGGAGCTTGGCCGGGCCGTGCAGGCCGTTCGAATCGAACATCAGGGCGTCGCCGGGCTCCAGATGATAGTCCTGGCCCGAGTGATGATAGATCACCTCGCCGGTCAGCATGTAGATGAACTCGGTGCCGAGATGCCGGAAGCTCGTATAGGCCTCCGCCTCGTCCCGCAGGGTGATGAGGTAGGGCTCCACCACCACGTCGCCGCGGATGCCAGCCCCGAGCAGCTCGTAGAGATGCCCGACCTTGGTGCCGCGCCGCTCGATCGGCACGCCCTGGCCGCGTTTCACGTGGCTGCAGTCGCGCGTCTCCTCGAAGGCGGCGAAGAGGGCGGTGATCGGCACGTTGAGGGCCGAGGCGATGGCGTTGATCGAGGCGAGCGAGGGCGAGATCGCGCCGTTCTCGATCTTCGAGATCATGCCCGGGGAGATGCCCGCGGCACCGCCGAGATCGGCCACGGAGAGATCGCGCTCGCGCCGCAGCAGGCGAACCTGATGGCCGAGCGCCTTTTCCAGCGGCCGCTCCTCGGCAATCGGCGCGTTCGACGCTGTGTTCAGCATGGATCTCTGGCGACCTCTGCGCGCCCTCGCGGCACGAAACCATTATGGCGCAGGATTTTGAGTGTGCCACCGGGGTCGGTTCAATCGACGGGACGGCGCAACTCCGGCAGCCGGGTCTCCGGTCAGCCACCAGGGGATCCAAGCGGAACGATGTTATAGCCGGCCGGCCCGTGAAGCCTTCCGACCCGCCCGTATCCAGCAACGCATGGCGTCGTAAGACGCATCGATATGGCGAGCGATCTCCTTGATCGGCAAACCTTCGCCATCTCGCAGCGGTGACGGCGCCGGCTGTTCACCTCCGGCGTTGGCGCGGCCGCCGTCGGATCTTTCGGTTTCTGGTCTGTCGGGGGATTGCGTGGCGGTATTGGTTGCGGGGGCTGGATTTGAACCAGCGACCTTCAGGTTATGAGCCTGACGAGCTACCGGGCTGCTCCACCCCGCGTCGGTGTCGGTGTCGTGTGGCGGACGTGGGGGGTCCGGCCGTGGTGTTCGAGGCGGAAGCGGGGCCGGGTGGTGTCGGCGGCTTCGTCGTCGATCGGTGTGGAGGGGGAATGGGGGTTGCTTGTGCTGGGCAGGCCTGGCGGCGACCGACTCTCCCGTGTCTTGAGACACAGTACCATGGGCGCTGGT is from Methylorubrum populi and encodes:
- a CDS encoding flavodoxin domain-containing protein — its product is MSRQALLPRTAPFGDQERAHLDAALGAATPIQRAWLTGFLAGLDAASGQPAAAAAAPAAPPKAAEPLTILFASESGNSEKLAGDVGKLARKQGFKPKVVDFADLDLATLPKAGRVIAIAATWGEGEPPARAVRAYGELMGEAAPRLEGVEFGVLALGDTSYAEFCAIGKALDARFAALGAKRAVERIDLDLDFEKPAADWIKGALKALAPAEAKADNVVAVDFRAGTEDEDGEVSREPAVVEVIDHVNLNSSRSDKETIHLALEFEDGAPAYEPGDSLEIFPENDPQLVDEILRATGLGGDEALRKALLAERDITTLSATTVERFAKATGHADAQKFVESGEVRAWIEGRHLIDLIERFPAELTAEHLNTVTRPLPPRAYSIASSRKEVGDEAHLTIAAVRYETHGRARSGVASVHVADRIANGAKLRVRVKPNKHFRLPSDPSTDIIMVGPGTGVAPFRAFVQERRATEAPGRSWLFFGDRHFTHDFLYQLEWQDALEDGSLAKIDVAFSRDQPEKIYVQDRIDAHAAEVVAWLDGGAHFYVCGDARNMAKDVRAAVVRAFESTKGLSHADAEAHVASLEREKRYQQDVY
- a CDS encoding NADPH-dependent assimilatory sulfite reductase hemoprotein subunit, with protein sequence MDDHKPIDTPDGPAVDTPGIGARRYEPPPTGRPITEAEAAKAAGLAHNEHLKIASGYLRGGLADGLLKHATGAISEDDGQLVKFHGMYMQDDRDIRAERTKKKLEKAYSFMIRLRIAGGVVTPKQWLILDDIATTYAGSALRATTRQTFQYHGVIKSNLKRTMAAIDSALLDTIAACGDVNRNVMAATNPAQAGAHKVALQLAKDISDTLLPKTGAWREIWLDGERVAGGEDGTEVEPIYGKTYLPRKFKTVVAVPPSNEVDIFAHDLGFIAILDKKNQVTGWNVTVGGGMGMTHGEADTFPRTADVLGFVKPEDALKAAEAVMTVQRDWGNRKNRKNARLKYTIERFGLDAFRAEVETRIGKKLGEPKPFTFAGNGDRYGWVEGEDGRHHLTLYVPSGRIKDIDGGPQFLSGLRRIAQVHEGDFRLTGNQNVIIANVPAGKRAAIEALVDEYGLTRGASALRRNAMACVALPTCGLALAESERYLPDLLTELEESLARHGLQEQEITIRSTGCPNGCARPFIAEIGLVGRGPERYHLYLGAAFDGSRLSKLYREDVTAGEIKDTLEPLFAAYARDRKPGEHFGDFVIRAGFVAETGNGPDFHERTGPLRAA
- the panC gene encoding pantoate--beta-alanine ligase, which translates into the protein MSDTVLRFETLEPLRTRVDAWRAGGDRIVLVPTMGALHAGHLALVAHAKAIGRRAVVSIFVNPTQFGPNEDFSRYPRDIEADLALLVQAGADAAWLPSVETMYPPGFATRIEPGPAAEGLCGPVRPGHFSGVATVVTKLVSQVRPDIALFGEKDFQQLQVIRSVIRDLDIPVVIEGVPTLREADGLALSSRNRYLAPRERAIAPRLHAVLAGIAERLARGGEAAPLAAEGIAALEAAGFGPVQYLEVRDARTLQPVARAGREARVLAAAYLGSTRLIDNVAVVPV
- a CDS encoding XRE family transcriptional regulator; protein product: MLNTASNAPIAEERPLEKALGHQVRLLRRERDLSVADLGGAAGISPGMISKIENGAISPSLASINAIASALNVPITALFAAFEETRDCSHVKRGQGVPIERRGTKVGHLYELLGAGIRGDVVVEPYLITLRDEAEAYTSFRHLGTEFIYMLTGEVIYHHSGQDYHLEPGDALMFDSNGLHGPAKLLKTPMTYLSVIVYPRA